One window from the genome of Paenibacillus azoreducens encodes:
- a CDS encoding ATPase, T2SS/T4P/T4SS family, producing the protein MGLAFTINFVVIVLILILLIVFLWIKFNQKPSYTDQVQGKKQSYAQEHYKFETILNYVKRTINEYVNSNLLDMGLSGEEYQRRQAIVSELRSAMKNATSGDIQEKIYLKQYIYDLLDRNYGFDGENINRVIPFDNPERLSHQDKFDIMLYLYKQKYGFQGLAKWIDKYGLDTPKKVIEDGTVDSYIITGEEIDRIFGKEYKADLEYADKLKIVTQRIYQHYKGFGVIDEIRDMSIDGVSGGVSGIPVSMQVIEDEMELLHGMKHSKHPGYQSVWIFFRGKSIHLSFLTFGSELELKRVCQNIYKYDNPGQLTETNGYKVNEMKDGSRVVVVRPPFAESWAFFVRKFDLPNMNLERLVSSEKAENADLPREMIKHLMKGAQVTAFTGPQGSGKTSLVMAAVKYIYATLTLRIQEMTFELHLRRLYPERNILSFRETDSITGQAGLDLQKKTDGSVNILGEVATDPVAAWMIQMSQVASLFTVFTHHATTARELVWSLRNSLLKTGVFQNERIAEEQVVNAVKWDIHLRKENDGRRYIERITEIVPVTYDEDLFGTEKSSSIGDTMESKMDALLELQKEVYMRSSGRVWNARNIIEYRDGEYVAAAPISSAKIESMMFNMNAGDREQFQQFLDRYWGEQHE; encoded by the coding sequence ATGGGCTTGGCTTTCACGATTAACTTTGTTGTTATTGTTCTCATTTTAATTCTGCTGATTGTGTTTTTATGGATTAAATTCAACCAAAAACCCTCATATACAGACCAAGTTCAAGGCAAAAAACAATCCTATGCTCAGGAGCACTACAAGTTTGAAACGATACTGAATTACGTCAAAAGGACCATCAACGAGTACGTAAACAGCAATCTGCTCGATATGGGGCTGTCGGGAGAAGAATACCAGCGAAGACAGGCGATCGTTTCCGAGCTGAGAAGCGCCATGAAAAATGCAACCTCGGGCGATATCCAGGAGAAGATTTACCTTAAACAATATATCTATGATTTGCTGGACAGGAATTACGGATTTGACGGGGAGAACATCAATAGGGTGATTCCTTTTGACAATCCGGAGCGGCTGAGCCATCAGGACAAGTTCGATATCATGCTCTATTTGTACAAACAGAAATACGGCTTTCAGGGGCTTGCGAAATGGATTGACAAATACGGACTCGACACGCCTAAAAAGGTTATCGAAGACGGAACGGTGGATTCCTATATCATTACGGGGGAAGAGATTGACCGGATTTTCGGCAAGGAGTATAAGGCGGATCTGGAATATGCGGACAAGCTCAAGATTGTGACGCAGCGGATTTATCAGCACTACAAAGGTTTTGGTGTAATTGACGAAATCAGGGATATGTCCATTGATGGTGTATCCGGGGGCGTATCGGGCATTCCGGTCAGCATGCAGGTCATTGAAGACGAAATGGAACTTTTGCATGGCATGAAGCATTCGAAGCATCCGGGTTATCAAAGCGTGTGGATTTTCTTCCGGGGCAAATCAATCCATTTATCCTTCCTTACCTTCGGTTCGGAGCTTGAGCTGAAGCGCGTATGCCAGAATATTTACAAATACGATAATCCGGGCCAGCTTACCGAAACGAACGGCTATAAGGTAAACGAAATGAAAGACGGCTCGCGCGTAGTTGTCGTACGTCCGCCTTTTGCGGAGAGCTGGGCATTTTTCGTCCGGAAGTTCGATCTGCCCAATATGAATCTGGAACGATTGGTTTCTTCAGAAAAAGCAGAAAATGCCGACCTGCCGCGGGAGATGATCAAACATCTGATGAAGGGAGCGCAGGTTACCGCCTTTACGGGGCCGCAGGGTTCGGGAAAAACCAGTTTGGTCATGGCTGCTGTGAAATATATTTATGCCACATTGACGCTGCGGATTCAGGAGATGACCTTCGAGCTTCATCTAAGAAGACTTTATCCCGAACGGAACATCCTTTCGTTCAGAGAAACCGACAGCATTACCGGTCAAGCCGGGCTCGATCTCCAGAAAAAAACGGACGGTTCGGTCAATATCCTCGGGGAGGTTGCTACCGACCCGGTTGCGGCATGGATGATTCAGATGTCCCAGGTCGCGAGTTTGTTTACGGTTTTCACTCACCATGCGACGACAGCAAGAGAACTGGTATGGTCATTGCGAAATTCCCTGCTTAAGACAGGGGTTTTTCAAAATGAAAGAATCGCCGAGGAGCAGGTCGTGAATGCCGTGAAGTGGGATATACATCTTAGAAAAGAAAATGACGGCAGGCGTTATATCGAACGGATTACGGAGATCGTACCGGTAACGTATGATGAGGATTTGTTCGGTACGGAGAAATCCTCATCCATTGGCGACACCATGGAAAGCAAAATGGACGCGCTGCTCGAGCTGCAAAAAGAAGTTTACATGAGAAGCAGCGGACGCGTCTGGAACGCCCGCAACATTATTGAATACCGGGATGGGGAATATGTTGCGGCTGCCCCAATTTCCTCTGCGAAGATTGAAAGTATGATGTTTAACATGAATGCGGGGGACCGGGAACAGTTTCAGCAGTTTTTAGATCGGTATTGGGGGGAGCAGCATGAATAA
- a CDS encoding ABC transporter permease: MEENTGVGIRVAAGIFLTIMLITIVVIITISSQDAAKQGQTKMASITTQLSDTEFNTYNNTTLSGSQVMNAIRQYMNLKQFGIKVVTGKQRGSSESFYGNPFTEKNGMIETIEGDNLKRLKLDEAQNEASPEYINPSGQFKSYIVRDSNNMIRGIVFEQLKLSGISFPNEEGDDLLYRWDYERYC; this comes from the coding sequence ATGGAAGAAAATACTGGCGTCGGTATACGAGTTGCGGCAGGGATATTCCTGACCATCATGCTGATCACGATTGTGGTTATTATTACGATTTCATCCCAGGATGCGGCCAAGCAGGGGCAGACCAAAATGGCTTCGATCACGACCCAACTGTCGGATACGGAATTTAATACGTACAATAACACGACGTTGTCGGGAAGTCAGGTTATGAATGCGATTAGGCAATATATGAATTTAAAACAATTTGGGATAAAGGTTGTAACAGGTAAGCAGCGGGGAAGTTCCGAGAGTTTCTATGGAAATCCTTTTACAGAGAAGAACGGAATGATAGAAACAATTGAGGGGGATAATTTAAAAAGGCTCAAACTGGATGAAGCTCAAAATGAAGCATCTCCTGAGTATATTAATCCAAGCGGTCAATTTAAATCGTATATCGTAAGAGATTCAAACAACATGATCCGTGGCATTGTTTTCGAGCAGTTAAAATTATCCGGCATCTCCTTCCCCAATGAGGAAGGAGATGACCTTCTATATCGGTGGGATTATGAACGATACTGTTGA
- a CDS encoding copper amine oxidase N-terminal domain-containing protein, which produces MNIENQLSKMNRFKWSRTIVVFFLLLLIPLAFSRQVNADSPVVTVVMDGIKEPLASGHPYLENGKIMIPFRIISGKLGIQSAWDAKTKTLMIQQNGKKIVLTVGSSTANIDGNPVNLGIKVTQKEGVTMIPLSLVSDHLSAEVKIDDATGVVSIRTPNKEIGKVDDFGRKIRTTNLPKNYKDYPYILEDIPNEVYEMKISKLMYYKPDAKTGAQLYKNNEVTTEDMVKIMDRMKKGFDLRLNVDYKTINPVAFANEAFKYENQSISSRVIRLKEYAQWVQKNKIQIEGTIDPEPSLIYDTGIRWYFRSKVRFRIINYTEYKDLLADFLFDNDSRFKKGVWYEGYADISVSMNHNIGVGEYMNIGSMTSLFDNSKFYEVK; this is translated from the coding sequence ATGAACATAGAAAATCAACTTAGCAAGATGAATCGGTTTAAGTGGTCAAGAACTATTGTAGTGTTTTTTCTTTTATTGCTTATACCGCTGGCTTTCAGCCGCCAAGTAAACGCAGATAGCCCGGTTGTCACCGTCGTCATGGACGGAATCAAGGAACCGTTAGCAAGCGGTCACCCTTACTTGGAAAATGGCAAGATCATGATTCCGTTCCGGATCATATCAGGCAAGCTTGGCATACAGTCTGCTTGGGACGCTAAAACCAAAACTTTAATGATACAACAGAACGGGAAAAAAATCGTACTTACTGTAGGATCATCCACCGCGAATATCGATGGGAATCCAGTGAACCTAGGGATCAAAGTGACGCAAAAAGAAGGAGTAACGATGATTCCGCTTAGTTTGGTATCGGATCATTTATCAGCCGAAGTGAAGATAGACGATGCCACAGGTGTGGTGAGCATTCGTACCCCCAATAAGGAAATTGGCAAAGTCGACGATTTCGGGAGAAAAATACGCACTACGAATCTCCCGAAAAATTATAAGGACTATCCATATATTCTAGAGGATATTCCCAATGAAGTTTATGAGATGAAAATATCTAAGCTTATGTATTATAAGCCTGATGCGAAGACGGGGGCGCAATTATATAAGAATAATGAAGTTACCACAGAAGATATGGTCAAAATCATGGATCGGATGAAAAAAGGCTTCGATCTCCGTCTTAATGTTGATTACAAAACAATTAACCCGGTTGCCTTTGCCAATGAAGCTTTTAAATATGAGAATCAGTCTATTTCCAGCCGTGTTATTCGCCTAAAGGAATATGCACAATGGGTTCAAAAAAACAAAATCCAAATCGAAGGAACGATTGATCCAGAACCATCCCTGATATACGATACTGGGATCAGATGGTATTTTCGGTCCAAGGTGAGATTTAGGATCATAAACTATACTGAGTATAAAGATTTGCTGGCCGATTTTCTTTTTGATAATGATAGCAGATTTAAAAAGGGTGTATGGTATGAAGGTTATGCGGATATAAGCGTTTCCATGAATCATAACATAGGTGTAGGTGAATATATGAATATTGGCTCTATGACCAGTTTGTTTGATAACAGTAAGTTCTATGAAGTGAAGTGA
- a CDS encoding lipase family protein translates to MSYIRDEIYHTLSDHAYKRDLMVHKKVGPDNNWEVVEPEGALLHDTNGSGFDAAVFKNVNTDQVIIAYRGTEPFGNPLWSMFMDYGTDGMDVVGGRAKGLEKFHEAYEKVKDNPWVMSNPSTAQMYYKMEYDYQTNQFHQAEELYHAVKKAYPNAQISTTGHSLGGAEAEYVAVRNGLQSTSFNAPSIVHLLPDELQEKVKRGVFEKTNIAYVDPGDAIGSGFKEAKGHVGSTYYTTSTYEEANKQYQNSTSYFPMITSQNRSNPLANFFLGPEFHIQYIPVTLPMGNWGAVKKFFNSISGEARHSLERFVFDQEGNIANKLFTMDGQPVEGSPRLKYYNERVANEELMKEAVKELIQRYGSNWGMFGKVVASAAGVTIQLRPEALKEAGQTINRHVQEFQTELPAAIRSIQHLVETSSSRSLQPIVERLITSLNTFNRWYAKEAREIGEYINKKAEDFLRADQG, encoded by the coding sequence GTGAGTTATATAAGAGATGAAATTTATCATACCTTATCAGATCATGCTTATAAAAGAGATTTAATGGTTCATAAGAAAGTAGGACCAGATAATAATTGGGAAGTCGTAGAACCAGAAGGAGCTTTACTTCATGATACGAATGGTTCAGGATTCGATGCAGCCGTTTTTAAAAATGTAAACACGGATCAGGTTATCATTGCTTACCGTGGGACTGAACCATTTGGTAACCCCCTGTGGAGCATGTTTATGGATTATGGAACAGATGGAATGGATGTGGTTGGCGGGAGAGCCAAAGGGCTTGAAAAATTCCATGAAGCTTATGAGAAGGTCAAAGATAATCCTTGGGTTATGTCAAATCCGTCAACAGCACAGATGTACTATAAAATGGAATACGATTATCAAACGAATCAGTTTCATCAAGCTGAGGAGCTATATCATGCAGTAAAAAAAGCATACCCTAATGCCCAAATCTCAACAACGGGCCATTCCTTGGGTGGGGCTGAGGCTGAATATGTCGCCGTACGCAACGGTTTGCAAAGCACCAGCTTTAATGCGCCTAGCATCGTGCATCTTTTGCCAGATGAACTTCAAGAGAAGGTGAAGAGAGGCGTTTTTGAAAAAACGAATATAGCTTATGTAGACCCCGGAGATGCAATCGGTTCAGGATTTAAAGAAGCCAAAGGACATGTTGGATCTACTTATTATACGACCTCTACATATGAAGAGGCAAACAAACAATATCAAAATTCCACAAGCTACTTCCCTATGATCACATCCCAGAATAGAAGCAATCCGCTGGCAAATTTCTTTTTAGGACCAGAGTTTCATATTCAGTATATCCCTGTAACGCTGCCAATGGGAAATTGGGGGGCTGTCAAAAAGTTCTTCAATTCGATATCGGGCGAGGCAAGACATTCGCTCGAGCGGTTTGTATTTGATCAGGAAGGGAACATCGCCAATAAACTGTTTACTATGGATGGCCAGCCTGTTGAAGGTTCTCCAAGACTCAAGTATTACAATGAACGTGTGGCAAATGAGGAATTAATGAAAGAAGCTGTGAAGGAACTCATTCAACGTTACGGAAGCAATTGGGGGATGTTTGGGAAGGTTGTAGCATCTGCTGCAGGGGTGACCATACAGCTGCGTCCAGAAGCGCTTAAAGAAGCGGGGCAAACCATTAACCGGCATGTGCAGGAATTTCAAACAGAGCTTCCGGCAGCCATTCGAAGCATTCAGCATTTGGTGGAGACAAGCAGCAGCCGTTCGCTTCAGCCTATTGTGGAAAGGTTAATAACCAGCTTGAATACATTCAACCGTTGGTATGCAAAAGAAGCGCGGGAGATTGGCGAATATATCAACAAAAAGGCAGAAGATTTTTTGCGTGCTGATCAAGGCTGA
- a CDS encoding copper amine oxidase N-terminal domain-containing protein, translated as MENQLSKMNRFKWSRTIVVFFLLLLIPLAFTRQVNADSPVVTVVMDGIKEPLASGHPYLENGKIMIPFRIISGKLGIQSAWDAKTQTLMIQQNGKKIVLTVGSSTANIDGNPVNLGIKVTQKEGVTMIPLSLVSDHLSAEVKIDDATGVVSIRTPNKEIGKVDDFGRKIRTTNLPKNYKDYPYILEDIPNEVYEMKISKLMYYKPDAKTGAQLYKNNEVTTEDMVKIMDRMKKGFDLRLNVDYKTINPVAFANEAFKYENQSISSRVIRLKEYAQWAQKNKIQIEGTIDPEPSLIYDSGINWYIRSKVRFRIINYTEYKDLLVDFLFDNDRRLKKGVWYEGYADICVSMNHNIGVGEYMNIDSMTSLFDNSKFYEVK; from the coding sequence ATGGAAAATCAACTTAGCAAGATGAATCGGTTTAAGTGGTCAAGAACTATTGTAGTGTTTTTTCTTTTGTTGCTTATACCGCTGGCTTTCACCCGCCAAGTAAACGCAGATAGCCCGGTTGTCACCGTCGTCATGGACGGAATCAAGGAACCGTTAGCAAGCGGTCACCCTTACTTGGAAAATGGCAAGATCATGATTCCATTCCGGATCATATCAGGCAAGCTTGGCATACAGTCTGCTTGGGACGCTAAAACCCAAACTTTAATGATACAGCAGAACGGGAAAAAAATCGTACTTACTGTAGGATCATCCACCGCGAATATCGATGGGAATCCAGTGAACCTAGGGATCAAAGTGACACAAAAAGAAGGAGTAACGATGATTCCGCTTAGTCTGGTATCGGATCATTTATCAGCCGAAGTGAAAATAGACGATGCCACAGGGGTGGTGAGTATTCGTACCCCCAATAAGGAAATTGGCAAAGTCGATGATTTCGGGAGAAAAATACGCACTACGAATCTCCCGAAAAATTATAAGGACTATCCATATATTTTAGAAGATATCCCCAATGAAGTTTATGAGATGAAAATATCTAAGCTTATGTATTATAAGCCTGATGCGAAGACGGGGGCGCAATTATATAAGAATAATGAAGTTACCACAGAAGATATGGTCAAAATCATGGATCGGATGAAAAAAGGCTTCGATCTCCGTCTTAATGTTGATTACAAAACAATTAACCCGGTTGCCTTTGCCAATGAAGCTTTTAAATATGAGAATCAGTCTATTTCCAGCCGTGTTATTCGCCTAAAGGAATATGCACAATGGGCTCAAAAAAACAAAATCCAGATCGAAGGAACGATTGATCCAGAACCATCCCTGATATACGACTCTGGGATAAATTGGTATATTCGGTCCAAGGTGAGATTTAGGATCATTAACTATACTGAATATAAAGATTTGCTAGTCGATTTCCTTTTTGACAATGATAGAAGATTAAAAAAGGGTGTATGGTATGAAGGTTATGCGGATATATGCGTTTCTATGAATCACAATATAGGCGTAGGTGAATATATGAATATTGATTCCATGACCAGTTTGTTTGATAACAGTAAGTTTTATGAAGTGAAGTGA
- a CDS encoding DUF5704 domain-containing protein: protein MITTFKWSEEEVLAAIGKAKAEQAIYEGMPLYASAIMRVVTGPREKPVHVSGPYHTLRDIVKAQPWADPKGLIDYYDVELSFHGKKYPVNMILKLSNGTVVDRQLLGSHVAGSPFTKSFPKTVTYGQKEYEIYQSWLSPVIRPSEQLYMQKKDSGDQAVETRNFKVFVGGVNMAAQYREKKTPPDKPPPNGEGDCTYTIGPPRQVAAPNTEYMDPGATGVILADDSANGLHFDAVRAIPTSENLYANAWGMNYLFQHTFGNMQGEVRYVCKVKVTYPTRWEEKQPDITGPDGKPQPQEPIEHTGTLEKEYNFELTPRQYAYWQINQLEVYEIDQAEMRNYALPGGEVTLYPDGYDPPVVELINSTDVEDHVYPKETGTISFTPEEIDGGDREPTEGDVDDTEALKAIAESQTEDPDVQNDYLSFNGETIMDDAQVSKSGPTPSQIPAPERIGDRVLYEGRQFISSILLNKANTISTGTIYYRLLPENVNGSSDKEYPINGINTVTVHTPVVNYSSVTDDQAHNQKTIPNEQRAAFILERPFTVTIPTSGQHLNEGAYPGYGNRDYAKYYRTKQVLFPFDVYNENRTQFIPKNTWIDIPVNQLDTTFYLPVWVDEGDYQVYFRNIAENAPYDYTNQGEPDANLDLIHHMATDEIPVEVIGRLYDFEITDIADYNWESVFRARPGSPEPRGISYWIGQKKIDGDPRGNKDTFTLSIRPGSNPLKGYKNIAIKTGYHFKFDFKTKGNMFGKLDGIRITPKFYYVGKKGGTPKEVDLYYKTNKRQFVKIGSEDDQVKRYVILNDRLRNVPTEEVKDTASYKYDKYDVLSQLGNLTKPQYEKLYFDKLTKQKTPVGGYSLLLLPEQLRTFIGPKTDIPPSVDVQRANVAIQKWYGEYSLPANPYVVAANTNIAEYGRTHGGLDDKSPIFLRDGYIVVNFNIESIQEGKLGDPHLQYIDAPMMNKWKENQWQMEGFQSTVRDSYGHEFKLKQGDVVFYHADKSSRDDFSSQVPH, encoded by the coding sequence ATGATTACTACATTTAAATGGTCGGAAGAAGAAGTGTTGGCAGCAATCGGAAAAGCCAAAGCTGAGCAGGCTATTTACGAAGGAATGCCTCTGTATGCTAGTGCTATTATGCGGGTGGTGACAGGCCCCAGAGAAAAACCTGTTCACGTTTCAGGCCCGTACCATACACTTCGGGATATTGTAAAAGCGCAACCATGGGCTGATCCCAAGGGATTAATTGATTATTATGATGTAGAACTCTCCTTCCATGGTAAAAAATACCCTGTAAATATGATCCTGAAGTTATCGAATGGAACGGTAGTAGATCGGCAGTTGTTAGGGAGCCATGTGGCCGGATCCCCTTTCACGAAATCATTTCCCAAAACGGTAACCTATGGGCAAAAAGAATACGAAATCTATCAATCATGGTTGTCTCCAGTCATTCGTCCGAGCGAACAACTGTACATGCAGAAAAAGGATTCAGGAGATCAGGCGGTTGAGACAAGGAATTTTAAAGTTTTTGTCGGCGGAGTCAACATGGCGGCTCAATATAGAGAGAAAAAGACTCCTCCTGACAAGCCGCCTCCAAACGGAGAAGGCGACTGCACCTATACCATAGGCCCGCCAAGACAGGTTGCTGCACCTAACACGGAATACATGGACCCGGGAGCAACCGGAGTCATTCTGGCGGATGATTCGGCAAATGGTCTTCATTTTGATGCAGTCCGCGCCATACCAACATCGGAAAATTTATATGCAAACGCCTGGGGGATGAATTATTTATTCCAACATACCTTTGGGAATATGCAGGGGGAGGTTCGCTATGTCTGTAAGGTAAAAGTTACTTACCCGACCAGATGGGAAGAGAAGCAGCCGGATATCACCGGTCCGGATGGAAAACCTCAGCCGCAAGAACCGATTGAACATACAGGCACACTTGAGAAAGAATACAATTTCGAGCTAACGCCGCGTCAATATGCATACTGGCAGATCAATCAATTGGAAGTGTATGAAATTGACCAAGCCGAAATGAGAAACTATGCCTTACCTGGTGGTGAAGTCACATTATACCCGGATGGATATGATCCTCCAGTGGTTGAGCTGATCAACAGCACAGATGTAGAAGATCATGTATATCCGAAGGAGACAGGTACGATCAGCTTTACCCCGGAGGAAATCGATGGAGGGGATCGTGAGCCTACCGAAGGGGATGTCGATGATACCGAAGCGTTAAAAGCAATTGCAGAATCGCAAACTGAGGATCCCGATGTGCAAAATGATTATCTTAGTTTTAATGGCGAAACGATCATGGATGATGCCCAGGTCAGCAAGTCGGGGCCTACCCCTAGCCAAATCCCTGCACCTGAACGAATTGGCGATCGTGTCCTGTATGAGGGAAGGCAGTTTATCAGCAGCATACTTCTGAATAAAGCCAATACGATCAGTACCGGCACGATCTACTATAGGCTTCTACCTGAAAATGTTAACGGCAGTTCGGATAAGGAATACCCGATCAATGGGATCAATACGGTAACTGTACACACCCCGGTTGTCAACTATTCATCCGTTACCGATGACCAGGCTCACAATCAGAAGACCATCCCGAATGAGCAGAGGGCTGCATTTATTTTGGAAAGACCTTTTACCGTAACGATTCCAACCTCGGGACAGCATTTAAATGAAGGGGCTTATCCCGGCTACGGCAACCGCGATTATGCCAAATATTATCGGACAAAGCAGGTGCTGTTCCCTTTTGATGTGTACAACGAAAACCGGACGCAGTTCATACCGAAAAATACTTGGATTGACATTCCGGTCAATCAACTGGATACCACGTTTTATTTGCCGGTATGGGTAGACGAAGGGGATTACCAAGTGTATTTCCGAAATATTGCCGAAAATGCCCCATATGATTACACGAATCAGGGAGAGCCGGATGCCAACCTGGATCTTATCCATCATATGGCTACGGATGAAATCCCTGTGGAAGTGATCGGCCGTTTATATGATTTTGAGATTACAGATATCGCGGACTACAACTGGGAATCGGTTTTCCGTGCAAGACCGGGAAGTCCGGAGCCGAGAGGCATATCTTACTGGATCGGTCAGAAGAAGATTGACGGCGATCCCCGTGGAAACAAGGATACATTCACCTTGTCCATTCGTCCGGGCAGTAATCCGCTGAAAGGTTACAAAAATATTGCCATCAAGACGGGTTACCATTTCAAATTCGACTTTAAAACGAAAGGGAATATGTTCGGCAAGCTGGATGGCATCCGGATTACGCCGAAATTCTACTATGTGGGCAAAAAAGGTGGTACGCCGAAAGAAGTAGATTTGTACTACAAGACCAATAAGCGCCAGTTCGTCAAAATTGGTTCCGAAGACGATCAGGTGAAACGTTATGTCATTCTGAATGACAGGCTCCGCAATGTGCCGACTGAGGAAGTAAAGGACACGGCTTCTTACAAATATGATAAATACGATGTCCTGTCCCAATTGGGGAACCTCACAAAACCACAATACGAGAAGTTGTATTTCGATAAGCTGACCAAACAGAAGACGCCAGTGGGGGGATACAGCCTGTTACTGTTGCCGGAGCAGCTTCGGACCTTTATCGGGCCGAAAACAGATATTCCACCTTCCGTGGATGTGCAGCGCGCCAATGTGGCGATACAAAAATGGTATGGGGAGTATAGTCTACCGGCTAACCCTTATGTAGTAGCGGCCAATACGAATATTGCAGAGTATGGGCGGACTCACGGAGGATTGGACGATAAATCCCCGATCTTCTTGAGAGATGGATATATTGTTGTCAACTTCAATATCGAATCGATTCAGGAAGGGAAACTGGGCGACCCGCATCTTCAATATATTGATGCGCCAATGATGAACAAATGGAAGGAAAACCAGTGGCAAATGGAAGGGTTTCAATCTACTGTGAGGGATTCATATGGCCACGAATTTAAACTGAAACAGGGAGATGTGGTGTTCTACCACGCGGACAAGTCCAGCAGGGATGATTTTAGCTCCCAGGTGCCGCATTAG
- the ltrA gene encoding group II intron reverse transcriptase/maturase translates to MRSSEKRRQPNIPQGSFQQREAVKPQGYAGAPSSSPAQVAPSSREDQNDLLENMLEGDNLRLAYKRVVQNGGGPGVDGVTVAELQAYLKTHWETVKAELLAGTYQPAPVKRVEIPKPGGGVRLLGIPTVMDRFLQQALLQVMNPMFDAHFSWYSYGFRPGKRAHDAVKQAQHYIQSGRRWVVDLDLEKFFDQVNHDMLMAKVARKVKDKRVLKLIRAYLSAGAMENGACQKTEEGTPQGGPLSPLLANILLDDLDRELHRRGLRFVRYADDCNIFVASKRAGERVMESVTRYVEGKLKLKVNREKSAVDRPWNRKFLGFSFLSNKKATIRLAPKTIHRLKEKIRELTSRTRPIAMEERIARLNRYLMGWLGYFRLASAQKHYERLDKWIRRRLRMCLWKQWKRVRTRIRELRALGVPDWATFIMANSRRGAWEMSRNMNNALPTSYWEAKGLKSLLSRYLELC, encoded by the coding sequence ATGCGTTCGAGTGAAAAGCGAAGACAGCCGAATATCCCGCAAGGGAGCTTCCAGCAGAGAGAAGCGGTGAAGCCGCAAGGGTATGCTGGAGCGCCGAGCTCTTCACCGGCACAAGTCGCCCCTTCCTCTCGCGAAGACCAAAACGACCTGCTGGAGAACATGCTCGAAGGAGATAACCTTCGGCTCGCTTACAAGCGGGTGGTCCAAAACGGAGGAGGTCCTGGTGTGGACGGTGTAACGGTAGCCGAGCTACAAGCTTACCTGAAAACTCACTGGGAAACGGTGAAAGCCGAACTTCTGGCGGGAACCTACCAGCCGGCGCCAGTCAAACGGGTGGAAATCCCCAAACCCGGAGGCGGCGTACGGCTGCTCGGTATCCCGACCGTAATGGACCGCTTCCTCCAGCAAGCGCTTCTACAAGTGATGAATCCGATGTTTGATGCTCACTTTTCGTGGTACAGCTACGGCTTTAGACCCGGAAAGCGGGCTCATGACGCAGTGAAGCAAGCGCAGCACTATATCCAAAGCGGCCGAAGATGGGTCGTAGATCTGGACCTGGAGAAGTTCTTTGACCAGGTGAATCATGATATGCTCATGGCCAAGGTGGCACGGAAGGTGAAGGACAAGCGAGTGTTGAAGCTGATCCGAGCTTACCTGAGTGCCGGAGCGATGGAAAACGGAGCTTGCCAAAAGACCGAGGAAGGAACGCCGCAAGGTGGTCCGCTCAGTCCACTCTTGGCCAACATCCTGCTGGACGATCTGGATCGAGAGCTTCACCGGAGAGGATTGCGGTTTGTCCGCTACGCGGACGACTGTAATATCTTCGTCGCGAGTAAACGAGCAGGAGAGCGTGTGATGGAGTCGGTGACACGCTATGTAGAAGGAAAGCTAAAACTGAAAGTGAATCGGGAGAAGAGCGCGGTGGACCGGCCATGGAACCGTAAGTTTCTTGGCTTTAGTTTTCTGTCGAACAAGAAGGCTACGATTCGACTAGCCCCCAAGACGATACACCGATTGAAGGAGAAGATCCGGGAGCTCACAAGCCGCACCCGCCCGATAGCGATGGAAGAGAGGATTGCTCGTCTCAATCGCTATCTGATGGGTTGGCTGGGCTACTTTCGTCTGGCCTCAGCCCAGAAACACTACGAGAGATTGGACAAATGGATCCGAAGAAGATTGCGCATGTGCCTATGGAAACAATGGAAGCGAGTACGTACGCGTATCCGAGAACTCCGGGCCTTGGGCGTGCCAGACTGGGCCACTTTCATCATGGCCAACTCCCGCAGAGGAGCTTGGGAAATGTCCCGAAACATGAATAACGCCCTTCCGACATCCTATTGGGAAGCGAAAGGGCTGAAAAGTCTGCTTTCTCGTTATTTGGAACTTTGTTAA